A region of the Ranitomeya variabilis isolate aRanVar5 chromosome 5, aRanVar5.hap1, whole genome shotgun sequence genome:
ATTGATAAGCAAAAAGATTAGAACAGAAttcaattttcaaattttacaaaaatatgcATTTTCTAAAATGGCTACCATGGACAAGCTTAGCGCAAGCTACTCCATTTACCAGATCTCCAGACTTCATCATTTATTGAATTTTTTCATGGACCTATTAGTTAGGGCTATAAAGTCGGCAGCAGGCTGGTGGTACAGGCTGGCACGAATAATCAGGTAGCTGACTCCAAACAAGTAGGACAGTAGTGCTACAAAAGCATAACATAGGAGAATCTTCTGTAAACTTGTTGAGTTCCAGTAGGATGGACTAGAAATAAATAAAGGCAGAAGTTTGTGAAGTTTTATTGTTTGTGAACTATTCACATTTCAAATTAAAGAGATTCAATCGAATTTGGCTTGGAAATAGGATTCCCAACTTTATTATATGTGAAATAAAGGTGACTGAAGGCCATTGATTTACTCAACTCTCGTTGCAATACAACTTCTAATGAATTGAAAACAATGCTTTGGTTAATGATTTGACTCATAGTTGAATAAGACCTTCACATTTTACCACTGAGCTGAACATTTAAActcattttgtttaaaaaaaatgcatctCATCTTTTGCATAGCTCTCCTAATCTCATTGTTCCTCAGACTATAGATAATGGGATTCATCAATGGTGTAACTACTATATACAACAGGGATCTGTATTTGTTGGTATTGGATGAGCTCTCATCAGATGGAGCCATGTAGACTACGATTAGGGTGCCGTAATATGCACATACTGTGGTCAGGTGGGAGCTACATGTGGAGAAGGCTTTTCTTTTACCATAAGAAATGTTAAGGATCGTAAATAAAATGCAAAAGTAAGaaacaataataaaaacaaatggaAAGAAAATCATACAGATGCCATAAACAAAGTCTTGCAACATTACAATGGAAAGGTCTGAAGTGGCCAATTCCATTAAGGGACCAAGGTCACAAAAGAAATGGTCCATGTAATTCAAGCCACAGAAGTTAGACTGACTATAATCAAGGAACTCACTTGAAGCAAGCACAGTGACCAAAAACCAGGCTCCCATAACAAGTCGAAGGCAAAGATCTAgacttattagtgaggaatatcgtAACGGATGACAAATGGCCAAATACCGATCATAAGACATAATGGCAATGATAAAACATTGAACAAAGCCAAATATACTAAAGAAATAAAGCTGTGTCATACAACCCCAAAGGGACAAAACTCCTTCCTCAACAAACATAATGCCTAACATCATGGGGATAACGTTGGTGGTCAGTAAGACATCTGCTATGGATAAatgcttcagaaaaaaaaacattggagTTCTGAGTTGGTCAGTGATGGTCACTAAAAGGATAATGAGAAGATTCCCTCCCAGAATACATATGTAACTCAGGGTAAGCAGAAGGAATAGAAGAGGTTTGTGTTTGGAAAGACTTTGGAATCCAAGAAGACGTATCTGAGTGACTTGTGTCTGATTcacatcacacatcatttataTATCAATAAGTATCCAAGAATTATTTTCTCCTCAAAATTAAGAGTATTTATTCAAGTTCAGGTATAAATTCTGGGAATGTAGCCCACTAAAAACAAGTGTTATATTATACTTAGTGATGGTTTTCATTATTAGAGGAGGCTCAATAGAATTGTGGGATACTTTCATCTGTGAAATATCTTCGTCAACGGCTCTTCTGATGTAAAGGCAAAATCTTCCAGATGATCACATTTTTATAGTCTCAGAAGAACATAGAAAATGCCCAGTGGATCCCGATAATCACCCTCAAGTGAATGTTCTAAACAAAAGCGACAAGAAGTTTAAATGAATTGATAATTATCTTGCCTTCAGAGAATTTGGCAAAAAAAGCTGTCATGTTTTGTATGCTAAATAACCACAATCTGTAAGCTTACAAAAATATAAAGTACTTTACTGTATATAAAATGCAGTGAgatagttttaacccctttctgacatgtaaCGTActttcccgtcgaggtggggtgggcccgtatgaccaccgacgggattgtacgtccagcgcgatcggccacgctcacggggggagtgcggccgatcgtggccgggtgtcagctgattatcacagctgacatccggcactatgtcccAGGAGCAGTcacaccactcctggcacattaacccccggcacactgcgatcaaacatgatcgcagtgttccagcggtatagagaagcatcgcgcagggagggggctccttgcgtgcttccctgagaccctcggagcaacgcgatgtgatcgcattgctctgagcCTCTctaacctcctatccctgcaggccccagatccaaaatggccgcggggctgcatccgggtcctgcagggactacttccgggtccagagcaggtgctggtaagcctgcagcgctgtaagtcagatcgctgatctgacagagtgctgtgcaaactgtcagatcagcaatctgtgatgtcgcCCCCgggataaagtaaaaaagtaaaaaaaaattccacatgtgtaaaaaaaaaacaaaaaacctaaataaagaaaaaatatatattattcccataaatacatttctttatctaaataaaaaaaaaactataaaagtacacatatttggtatcgccatgtccgtaacgacccatcctatCAAACTgtaacactagttaaccccttcagtgaacaccgtaagaaaaaaaaataaaaaaagaggcaaaaaacaacgctttattatcataccgccgaacataaaatggaataacacgcgatcaaaaagacggatataaataaccatggtaccgctgaaaacgtcatcttgtcctgcaacaaatgagccacaatacagcatcataagcaaaaaaataaaaaagttatagtcctgagaataaagccatgccaaaataattttttttctataaaatagcttttatcctataaaagcgccaaaacataaaaaatgctataaatgaggtatcactgtaatcgtactgacccatagaataaaactattttatcaattttaccaaatgtggaatggtataaatgcctccaccaaaagaaattcatgaatagctggtttttggtcattctgcctcacaaaaatcagaataaaaagcgatcaaaaacggttacGTGTcggaaaatgctaccaataaaaacatcaactcgtcccgcaaaaaaaaagacctcacatgactctgtggaccaaaatatggaaaaattataggtctcaaaatgtggagacgcaaaaacttttttgctataaaaagcgtcttttagtgtgtgacagctgccaatcataaaaatccgctataaaaaatgctataaaagtaaatctaaccccccttcatcacccccttagttagggaaaaataataaaataaaaaaaatatagctagggttagggctagggttagggttacggctagggttagggctagggtaagggctagggttagggttagggctagggttaaggttagggttagggctagggttagggttaaagctagagttagtgctagggttagggctagggttagggttagggctagggttagggttagggttggggctaggattggagctaaagttagggttagggttggggctaaagttagggttagggtttggactacatttacgattgggattagggtttggattagagttagggttgtgtcagggttaggggtgtggttagggttaccgttgggattagggttaggggtgtgtttggattagggtttcaggtagaattggggagtttccactgttcaagcacatcaggggctctccaaacgcgacatggcatccgatctcaattccagccaattctgcgttgaaaaagtaaaacagtgctccttcctttccgagctctcccgtgcgcccaaacaggggtttaccccaacatatgggatatcagcatactcgggacaaattggacaacaacttttgcggtccaagttctcttgttatccttgggaaaataaaaatttgggggctaaaaatcatttttgtgggaaaaaaagattttttattttcacggctctgcgttgtaaactgtagtgaaacacttgggggttcaaaattctcacaacacacctagataagttccttgggaggtctagtttccaatatggggtcacgtgtggggggtttctactgtttaggtacatcaggggctctgcaaatgcaacgtgacatcaACCACAAAAGAGAAAAACAGTATATAGTGCCAATATATCAAAATTTTATTAGATCTATTAAAATCACACAAACATATACAAGGTAGCTACTTAGAAAGCAGAGACAGTCACTACCGGTGTATTATACCAGTTACTCAATCATAGTAATGCCTGCATAATATAGTGAATCACACTTGCAGTTTACATGCACATCAACTATCCAGTGTAGGGGCCTACCGCCCTGTCAAAATCACTGATGGCAATGCAAAAAAGATAAACAGTAATAAGCAGCACTTACATGAAAAAGATGTCTCTATAGtgtggcgtccccgccgccccaacgcacgtttcccttcttcgtcaggaggcgtgtgttggggaggggTGAGGCTGTATAAAAAGGGATGGCTAGCCAATCAGTTGTGTATACTGCGGAGGCGCGTCTCAGTACATCAGGTGGCACAAGGCAGCTGGTGAGTTAGTTCCGGAATCATATTGCGCAGGCGCGGCCGACATCACTCTTCATTGAGACGTATAAACCCACGGCCGTGAAGCGCAAGCTTACATGGGCCGTCATAGAGACGGCGTATGCGCAAGTCTTCTATGGCCACTCGTGTAGGCGTCAAAGAGCGAGGCAGCCGGGTCCGCGCTGATTCCGGTAACTATAGAGGAGGAACAAAACAATGTGTCAAACTAGAAATGTGTTAGGTATTTATAGAAACTAACATATACTGTGTGAGCAAAATAGCAATAAATATATAACTATAAAGTAAAAGTGCTAGGTGCTAAAAATGCAAGGGCATATGAATGCATCGACATAAAACCTAAACAAATATATTACATTATGCCCAGAGTTGTGTCACCTGTATATATGTTCAGACAACATATTATATAGAGAAATTATAAATTTTGAGCAAGAAAGTGCAGTGTGCAAATAAGTGACCATATAGAGCAATATGACCTTCCAGGTCATAAAAAAGCTATAATAAGTGAtgtaggaaataaaaaataacctatatgtATACTACAAAATTACTGTGCATAAATTACTATAAATATTAAACagtaaagtgcaatgtgcaatagTGAGCAATATACATCGCCTATATACTAATGAGTGGTATAGAAACATATAAACAATataaacaaaatataaaatataaagacATATACCGCACACATTTCACAGAATACTGTCATTGGATAACACCAAAGTCATTTTTACACATCACAAAAAGACATTAATACAACACACTGAGTTCCTTTCTTCTTCAAACACGATGCCCCTTGTGCCAGTGTAGCCTCCGAAATTATGTCCATAGCATCAATATCACTTAATAATAGAAAAAAGATGATCTATCTGGTGGTAGTCCATCACTAGAAACCCCAAGATGTATTCAAGTCAGGCAAGGCCCATATGCCAAATAACAGTAAGAACATAGTATGTGTCTAGAAAAAGACAACACAAAGTTAGTACTAAACATCAAAAAAACAACAGAGTTAAAAAACTAGTATACAGACCCTACAATAAATACCCACCCTCCCCAATACCCAAGTAAAAGTTTGCTAATTCAGAGAAAAGAACTTAACCCAAAGTTCTCATTAAGGCCCAGGGGGGTCACTGTTTGTAGTCAGTAGATCCACCGACTTTCTACTTGCGCGAGCCTCTTAAATAAGTTCCCACCCCTCTGACCCATTGAGACCTGATCAATTGCCCTCAGAATGAGCTTACTAGAGTCTGAGTTGTGAAATTCCCTAAAGTGTCTGGGTAGGGTCTTTAAGGGTTCATCAGAATTCTCATTCTTAGATTTTTCGATGTCCCTTATATGCTCCCTTACCCTTACCTTAAATTCTCTAGTAGTCATGCCGATATATATTTTCTCACATGGGCATTGAGCATAATATATCACCCCAGAAGATGAACAAGTAAGTCTGTGCAAGATCTTAAAAACACGTGTCCCTCCTGAGTTACTGAACTCTTTACATTTAATTAAATTTTTGCAGGCCTTGCACATTCCACAAGGAAAAATGGCTTGTGAGAAGACAGGAGCCATAGAgttgtttttattaattttgggg
Encoded here:
- the LOC143774617 gene encoding olfactory receptor 5P64-like; amino-acid sequence: MCDVNQTQVTQIRLLGFQSLSKHKPLLFLLLTLSYICILGGNLLIILLVTITDQLRTPMFFFLKHLSIADVLLTTNVIPMMLGIMFVEEGVLSLWGCMTQLYFFSIFGFVQCFIIAIMSYDRYLAICHPLRYSSLISLDLCLRLVMGAWFLVTVLASSEFLDYSQSNFCGLNYMDHFFCDLGPLMELATSDLSIVMLQDFVYGICMIFFPFVFIIVSYFCILFTILNISYGKRKAFSTCSSHLTTVCAYYGTLIVVYMAPSDESSSNTNKYRSLLYIVVTPLMNPIIYSLRNNEIRRAMQKMRCIFFKQNEFKCSAQW